DNA from Eucalyptus grandis isolate ANBG69807.140 chromosome 5, ASM1654582v1, whole genome shotgun sequence:
tgaaattattctaaaagaaacaaaaagctCGAGGATCCTAGGTGAGGATCCTAGGTGGCTTTTATCCCTTCTTTTTCAAAGCCGGGTAgcttattatattaaaataaaaaggccCTGCTATCACGAATCTTTTTCGCAAAACGAAAGTTAGATTGAGGGGTACCTGATTTTATGGGGAAGTCAAGTAACCCGAAAGTCAAGAACTAGGAAGCACTCCAATTGCAAGTCTCttgttgttttgaatgcaagaaaaagatatttattacatttgatttgattaacaAGGAAAGGAAATTGTTCCACAATGCTGGCAACCTAATCCACCCCGCAATTTGACCAAGTAGAAAGGGCCCTTATTTTTTTCCCATGTTTTCAAGGATTAGGTATCTACGGCTGTGGGTTCAGTTCCTATATGGAGGAACTCGAATTGCAGTGGAAGCATATGGTGATCAATTGTTGTGCATACCACGTTTCAATTGGGCAACATGATTCTCCCTTCTTATTTCTGTAAGGCAATGGCTAACTTAGCTCAAGCCACTAGCATCTACACGAGTTTGGTCTAGATTTGATCCAATGCGTCATGGATGTGTAAGAAACGAAGCTCAagtgtcaaattaaaacaacaCTTGGCAAAATCATTATCGAACATCATCCTTAATAATTCAAGATTCACATCTTAATGAAAACTTTAAAGAAATGGATGATAATACAAGTGGTTCGTCAATTATGGTTAAATGTGTCGTGTGatatctgaatttttaatttattcttgaacttttgatacatataaaaattagttattgaattatatgaaaatattcgatATATTAAGAGTTCAAATACCATATTGAACaagttaaaaattcataaataataataaatatctaGCCAGAATTAATGGATCATTTATAATATTAATAGTCAGTTGGAGTACACTCAATGTCCACCGACAGCAATTAACTTCATCCATAAAAAGAATCAAGATCTAATAAGTACAAAACAGAAGGGTTATCTTGTTAATTGAATTCCGAAAGCGACCGGATCAACATCACCGCTCTCATCCAATCAAAAACACAAATTGAAAGATGGAAAGAGAGGGGGATGGCGACACCATGAGCAAGCAAGAAACCAACCGGAGAGAGAGGGAACGGCGGGCCCCACAGGAGGAGAGAACACGCCAATGGCCACTTGGTGAAGGAGAAGACGCTGCACTTCttcgtctccctctctctctctctctctctctctatctctgcaGAAAACGTCCTTTTCCAAGGTCGCTGTAACCTCCccctcctgctcctcctccttccttccttccttccttccttcttcatctctcCGTCATTCGGAGGCTCGCCAAGTGAACAACAACCGGAAGGATCTCCCCCGCAggtacctcctcctcctcctccctcttcttcttcatcttcttctgcGTCGTTCGCTTCTTGGTGTGCGTTCGGTGCGCCGTGCGCGTGAGCTGACGTAGATCTTCTGTCCTCGTGGAGATCTGCCGGCCGCGGTTAGGGCTCGTCGGTCGAGGCGATGGCGTCGAAGCGGATCTTGAAGGAGCTCAAGGATCTCCAGAAGGATCCTCCCACCTCCTGCAGCGccggtaactctctctctctctttcccccccCCTCCCCGATTCGGTTCGCCTCCATTGTAGTCGTGTGTCCTGTGCTCGTCCCTCGCGATCCGGTGCGTCCGTCTTGCTGATTTGCGTACGAGCGAGGTTGGTGACCGCGCGTTGGGACGGGTTCCAGTGACTTGGTTTAGCTCGAAATGAGGTCGGGTTTACTTGCTGCGCGTGTTTTCTTAGGCGCGTGCTACGGAAGCGTCTGTCGTTTCGTGTTCAACCAGCTCTGCTGATGCATGCTCGTTGGCTGTGCAAAGCTTAGATTGCAGCGTTCGCTGTTTGAGTGCGCGAGATTGCGATCCGTACTGTGTGTTACTCATTCGGTCGTCTTTTATGGCAGGTGCTCGCCCGGGAGTTTTCATTTCTAGAGGGAGGGATGAGATGTAGCAGAGTAAAACCTTGTTAACTTTAGGCAGTTTTTATGCTGGCAGGAGGAAATATTAGTTGCAGAGATTAGCTCTGTTTAGATTTGTACTCAGGGAAATGATTGTTAAGCTGCGTTGACATTATTCTTTCATTAATGAAATCACCGTGAGCTGAAAAATTACAACCCCATATAGATATTTGGTCATCACTTAGTTGTACTTCCATAATATACTAGTTGGGTTACATAGCACATACACCAAGAGCTAAGCTCCTGCATGGGCTTCAAAACATCGCATTCTAGATGATCTCCTGCGGCTTTTGCTTCATGCAGGCTCCGCCCTTAAATGGTGGAGGAAGTAGCTATGCTTGGTTGCTCTGTTTCCCTTCCCATGTGTAGTCGAGCAAGATGAAAAGCAAACTACACACATCCTGCTTTTGTGACTGAGAATGGTTAGCAATCATATTATgttgtgacttagaatttcaCCGACGTGCAGCCATAAGAGCACAGTGATAATGACCGTGCTAACCGCGCAATCAAATTCTAGATGTTGGTAcacttttttggtcaaattgcCTCTCGATTGATATTTAATGGCAGTCCTTTGGCATATTTCTAAACTCACTGTTTTTGTAAATATTAAGCAGTTTCTTGAAGTGAAATTACACAAAATGCttcgttttttttaatttgggaaAGTGATGTCTGCACCCTGGTCCATGGTGGTGTTATTGTCCTTCTGTGGCATTATGcgtttcttattttgaaaataagcTGATTTTATTTGGCTGTTATACTATTAGATTGAACTTCCAATCTCTCGCCCCCAACTGTGTCCTCCATCCACTCTTATTGTCCTTCTGAGGCTTTTATTGGTTGCAAGAATTAGGGAAACGGCAATATGAGTTAAGTGTGATGAAACGTGAAATTTGCCACAGTTTTAATGAAGAACTCTGAAGAAGTTGGACAAACACGTTAAGCTAAGTTTAACGAAAGATAATCAACCTCCTgtttaaactatatgaatgccGGTTTCATAAGTATAGGGAAGCCTATGCTTTGCATCTTGTTATGGAGCATCCCATATTTTCAGGAATCACACTTTATACCATAGGATAAATTGGTGTTAACTGTCTTTTTCTAGAATAGCaaaattgcttgtttttcttCATCTATGTCATTGGTGGACACCTGAAAAAGTAAATGaaggggagaaaaagagagtagaTGTCACGAAAGATTGCATATTTGTTTGTGACTGAGTCTAGCCAAAAGAATCCCTTGCATAGGTGGCAATTATGGTTCTCCACTAGATTGATGCAATGTGTATTACTTTGGCTAATGGATAGCTGAGTATCATGAACAAATGGTGCCCGAGTTTCGCTCCGCGTGAAGATATGAAGTGTATTTTTTGAAGTGGTGATGCGAACTGTGATTATATAGACTACAATGTATAAGTTGTAATTGGATGTGAAAGGCTTCAGAATCATTTGATTCCCATACCAATGTAAGTTCTGTTTGATCTTTTAGGTGATTCATAAAACAACCCAATTCAGCCCCTCAGCTTTCCCTTGGCTTCTTGTTTAAAATTCCTGGGAACGGCAATTGACATTAATTGCTTTTgccttttggctttgttttgTCAAGTTTTTTGTGTTTCTAGATGTGTTACTTCTCAGTAATTCTACTTCCCATTTTTTGCAACATTTTGGCATTGCTGGTTCtcgtaaatattttttttcgtaATCCTACTACTTGGTACATTTTGTCTATGAATCTTTAAGTGATTTTTATATTCTGCGTTATCATTTGTTTTCCTTTAGGCCCAGTTGCTGAAGACATGTTTCACTGGCAAGCGACAATTATGGGTCCGCCAGACAGTCCATATGCCGGGGGAGTCTTTCTTGTTACAATTCACTTTCCACCAGACTACCCATTTAAACCACCAAAGGTATTGAAGGATGACCTAGCTGAAAGTTGTGATTCATTACCATGTTGCTATCTTCCTTTTGGGCCTTCGCCATCTCATTCTTCCTGTAATTACCTAATCTTGCCTTAGATGTTTTCCTTTGTCAATCAAAAGTTCTGTCTCCAATGCTTTGAAAGGATTTGATCAGATAGCTGAGCCACCTGACATATCTTGTCTCTTACCCTGTTGCTCTCTTCCATTTGGGCCTTCACCTTCATTCTTCCTGTAATTACCTTTTCTTTAGATGTTgtctttttgtcaattaaaagtTCTGTCTCCAAAGCTTTGGAACTATCTGACCGCCATCTGACAAGTCTTGGCTCTTACTAAATTCTTGAACTACTTCCTCTTTCATGTCGTGATTATAAGTTTGTGCAATTTGTTACGTACTATTATGTTAGTGTAGACTAGTCTAACAGGAACTACACCCACTTAGTTTTTGCTGCTGCCACTGCTAGTACAATTTCTGTcaagattttcttaattttttcatcaAGTTTGTTGCTTAACAGTTCCTTGGTTTTCACAGGTTGCATTCAGGACAAAAGTCTTTCACCCCAATATCAACAGTAACGGTAGCATTTGCCTTGACATATTGAAGGAGCAGTGGAGCCCTGCCCTCACCATTTCGAAGGTAGAACCTTTATAAACTCTCGAGCTGTGTTATTTAATCTTTTTGGATGGTAGAATCAATTAGGGGCCATTACAATGTAGAAAAATGTTGTTGCCCACTTCATATGAATGTCTAGTGGGGCTGGAACGGTCTCCTAGTTAAGGTAAATTTGAGGTGTTGAAGTACTGCTATTGTTCACCTATGACTTGAAAACAAGCTGGTTTGAGATGATGCATTTCTAGCCTTGGTTCCCTTGTACTTTGAATGTAATTCTTGCCTCGTATATACTTGAAAAACAATTTTATCAAACTACAACTTAGTTCATGGAAACTGCATCATTACCTGATGGCCAAACACTAGTTTCATGGTACTTTGTTCAAGACTTCCCCTACGGACCTCAATAGTTTTGTCAAAGACTTAAGACTAGTCTCAAGCAATTGGTTTATTCTCTTCAAGGAAGTTGGTCGGAGAAAATTTATACAGATTTCTCTTATAATTATCATAAATGTTGCTTTGCATCCTAGAATGTCATAATTTGTTTGGTTCTATATGTTAAAGAAGTGTTAACATTGCATTCTTGTGATTGCTATCCGTTGTTGTGACCTCTATGGCGGGGTGGATAAAGGTTCTTACTTCTGATTTCCAGGTGTTGCTCTCAATCTGTTCTCTATTGACGGACCCAAATCCCGATGACCCTCTGGTACCAGAAATCGCGCACATGTATAAGACCGACAGGGCGAAGTACGAGGCCACCGCCAGAAGCTGGACTCAGAAGTATGCGATGGCCTAGGATGTCACCGTGCGTGATTTGGGGAGGGTTTGGTGTCTCTGTGACTTTGGTCTTGCAATCTATGTGTTAGTGAAAGACGGTGATTCATCTTCGTCCCTAGACCAAAACGAACGAAAGTCCGAAAAATTACCCTCCCGAGAAACACGTGCTCTGCCGCTTTCCAATTGTTTGTATGTTAAATAAGTATTTCGAACTGTGGATACTTGTCCCTTAAAGTGATTAAGTTAAAttgtgattaatttttttttagtctaaATAACTATTCACTTCATGCTCGAAAAGTGCAATTGGAATTTGGTCATTTATTTCCTGGACGTGAACTGGCTTCCCGATCACTGCTTAATATATAAGCTCAGGCTTTATAAATTACCGaggaaaaattgttcatttataGCTATTAGAAATATTGCCTGACTGGTATGACACTGACAGGATACTTGCTGCGTGACAATTACAACGAAATGTGATGTTATATGAATAGTGTGATCTCATTCAAAGCAATCAGACATTATCATGTGCTCTCTCTGAGGTCTGAGCTcgcggctttatcttttctgttGCCAGTTTCCTGCCGAGCAAATTTGACTAAAAAGTCCtaagtaaaatgaaaaggaagagcCAATCGACAAATGATAAGCAGATATCGATTTGAAAATGCGAACTCTTTGGAGAAGTGGGATGCGAGAAAATAGACTCGGGTGGAAGAATATGCTCGAACGACATTGTTTGCAAATGTACATATTACTGCAGAAGCTTCATGCGATTTAATCAGCGGATCCTCTGTATCTTCCCATGGGGCTTATAGGTTCGAATCGTTCAATGCACTTATCTGAATCGGAGGGCAAAGGAAACGTGCCTGCTGCCCCAGCGGGCTTGGTCACAAAAGAAGGAACGGTGGTGTCATTGCTCTGATCTCGTCTAACTTTCTGACCGCAAGAGAAAACTGAGGTCGGAGCTCGTGAGACCCATAGCTAATCTCGCGAGGATTTGCATTTTCAGTATGCGCTAGAGAAACTAACTGGACATCATGGGGCCAACAAGGATCATATCTTCACTTCTAATTTTTCATTACTTGGGCCTCAACGGATGTTTCCTCTGTAGTTTCCTTTCTAAATTTGCCAAGAAGATCTAGCGCCACTTTGAATGAGTTCTTGGGGTTTGGTGAGACATTCGGGCATTTAAGACTGGGATCGAATTAAAGGCGGGTCTGCCTATTTCGAAAACGCGACGAATTTCTTTGCGTGCTCTCCGCAGAAAAGTAGACACGAAAAATTCATTACAGACATCACAGTAGAGCTACAAAGCCCAATGTCTAAGGCCGCAGCTCCATAACAATAAACTCAATTATTCAATCTCAAAATCTGTCATCTGACACACTGTCCTTTTTGGAGCTCGCATTAGGCTATTCAAAGCTATAAAATAGGTCGTCTTCCTGCCAAACTGAATCCTACGCCTAGTGGTGTTCTGCTACGATACTTGGAGAATCTGTCTGTCCAATCAATCGCTCTTGGCGGCAGCCACGTTTGACGTCCTTGAAAGCATGTTAGGTTCGCCTAAGGTGGTTGTTCTTTTCCTCCACCTTTTTCCTTCGGGAACTatgatttacttttttttcaaaattgagttGGGCCTCGTGTGATCGAGGCCTAATTGTACGTAGTGGTTTCCAAATGCAACGCCTAAGGACCTAAGTTATAGCTGTCAGTGTCAGCTCTCCATCTCCATGGTTTAGCTTGGTTTTAGCTTAGCTTAGTTTAGTAGCCCACCAAACAGAAATCACACCGTTACAATTTACCCCGCTTGACCAAGATTTTCAAACCCCTTTTTGGTACTTTGAGATTCCCTCTAACCTCCAAGCAATCTTACATTCACTGACTATTTATTCACCACTTGATCCATTACTATTGATTCACAGCATAAATAGCACGAGCTCGAAATGTATTATTGGTCGTAAATCACGTATCCGATTTTCAAATTATGGTTGCATCACtactcgagaaaaaaaaaaaaaaaacaaccgaATTggcaataaaataaatcaattcattcatcCATTTCCATTTGAAGAGTCATATAAAGTCCTAGAACATATGGAGCGAACCCCTAGAAAGACCCGCATTTCATACCATCCCGTGCATTTTCAATTGGTCACTTGTCCTCCACGAGCAACGAAACTGGGTTGGAaagaacccaaaaagaaaaagcaaaaggaaagaaaagcaagCTCAAAAGCTAACCAAACCTAATGTGGGAGCATtcaacgtagctccatcgaccaacttaAAACTATCGATGCTTGTccaagccaagaaagaaattgggcaTTATGTACTTCGATGGaccattttgaatgaataatgttaattacttactAGTATTTTGTTgtatatcgataactatcaatgggaaGCCATAATTTcaagaggattattttctggttaAGGGACGAGCACGAATTTTGGAAGGCTAAATATTCAAGAATGTGGTTCAAAAATATGGAAGGCTAGAGGTTTAAGAATgcggaaggctaaaggttcaagaatg
Protein-coding regions in this window:
- the LOC104443966 gene encoding ubiquitin-conjugating enzyme E2 28 encodes the protein MASKRILKELKDLQKDPPTSCSAGPVAEDMFHWQATIMGPPDSPYAGGVFLVTIHFPPDYPFKPPKVAFRTKVFHPNINSNGSICLDILKEQWSPALTISKVLLSICSLLTDPNPDDPLVPEIAHMYKTDRAKYEATARSWTQKYAMA